AGATATTATTATAATCACTATAAtagaatattaatatattttggTCATAAACTGAAAATGAGGCACATGAGATTTTCAGCTATGGAGTAGGCCTAACAGGATAGCATTATGAAGACATGTATGGATACTAACCCAGGTAGAGAACAGTGGGGATGAAACCCCACCGAATAATGAACTGCCCGCACTGGAACACTTGCTGCAACCGTTGTTTGGTCTCTTTACTGAGTTTCGCCATTTTAATTATGGTATTTATCAATTTGATACACGGCACTTTTAATATACGCAGCGAAGGACACAGTCCGGAAGCACTGGGAAAGCACGTTGCCGTAAAATGAACGGTGATACGTTTACGACAGAGCTGCCAAACAATTTACTTCTAGCGCCATCAAGCGAACGTTTCAGATGTGAAGGGTAAACAAACTAAGAAAATATATCCAATTCTCATCTATCGGACACAATAAGGGATAGTACACTGTGCCTGCGCATGAATTATTCAGTGTATAGCCTTATTCTGAATAAATGATAAAGGTGGAGATCGGAATGCTTATAGAAATAAAAATCCAATAAATTAACACATGAATCGGAGTTGATGGCACATGTCAACGGGAATCATTTTATAGTCAGTGGAATTTATGCGTTATTTATCAGAATCAGGTTTGGCTTGACACGGCTATAGGGACACTGGAGCTTTTGCGTGCTAAATGATGTTTTGTAAATCAAGACAATTCTTTTATTGAATCTTTCGTTATTATTACATCCAATTTTCGCTTCCTGCGACTGATACATGattaatttaaatgatttagAATCTTAATCCTGAAGTTTTACGATAGAATGCGATACTTGACTTACCTCttgtttttatgtatatgttaagtggatgaaaatgaaaatggacaaTCATGCACATCTAATCTAGGATTCAAGAAAGCAAAactggaaattaaaaaaaaagaaaagaaaaaggcattGGACCCACACAGGCACAATCTCCAACTATCCAATGTATATCacaattataattatattttgatGTGACTTCATTAACAGGTTGCTCTGGCATACTCCGATGGTATGAAATCTGAAGGCTAGTATAGCCTTA
This sequence is a window from Chanos chanos chromosome 12, fChaCha1.1, whole genome shotgun sequence. Protein-coding genes within it:
- the tomm7 gene encoding mitochondrial import receptor subunit TOM7 homolog, with product MAKLSKETKQRLQQVFQCGQFIIRWGFIPTVLYLGFKRGADPGMPEPTVLSLLWG